ctatgcaaaaattggtccacatcggtccataattatatatagcccccatataaaccgatcccccgatttggcttgcggagcctctaagagaagcaaatttcatccgatccggctgaaatttggtacatggtgttggtatatgttctctaatgaccatgcaaaaattggtccatatcggtccataattatatatagcccccatataaatggattcccagatttgtcctccggagcctcttgaaggagcaaaattcatccgatccggttgaaatttggaacatggtgttagaatgtcgtctctaacaaacacgcaagaattggtccatatcggtccataattatatatagcccccatataaaccgttcccaaatttgatctccggagcctcttggaggagcaaaattcatccgatccggttgaaatttgcaacgtggtgttagtataaggccgctaatatccatgccaaaattggtccatatcggtctatagttatatatagccgatccacaatcacacaaaaattggtccatatcggttcatattcatggttgccactcgagccaaaaataatctatcaaaatgttattctatagaaaattttgtcaaaatattttttctatagaaaattttgtcaaaatattttttctatagaaaattttgtaaaaattttatttctatagacattttttccaaattttatttctatagaaaattttttccaaattttacttctatagaaaatgttgtcaacattttatttctatagaaactttaaacttaattatataggtatttaatcggccttttttagtttaatatatactacgtatggactaccttgtaatttagaagacggtgttaggaagttttaagataccttgccatcgcaacccaagtaattcgattgtggatgacagtcttcagtagaagtttctacgcaatccatggtggagggtacataagcttcggcctggccgaacttacggccgtatatatttgttgtttttcaaatcctttaaatttattgttatatataaatcgtgccacaagtcattgagaacgatggcaaaaattcatgaattgggcttcgaattgcttccccacccaccgtattccccagcgactttttcttgttctcagacctcaaaaggatgctcgcagggaaaacatttggctgcaatgaagaggtgatcgccgacactgaggcctattttgaggcaaaaccgaaggagtactaccaaaatggtatcaaaaaattggaatgtagttataatcgttgtatcgctcttgaagggaactatgttgaataataaaaacgaattttgacaaaaaatatgtttttctttgttagaccggggacttatcagccaacctgttataggcaAAGTCTGCCATTACAGCCAATGAGttcatgttcttaaaatacgaatgcgaattttgcttagcatataaAACGAATTTCTCAGATATAGTTACTTGTCCAAGGTCGATAAACTATTCAATGAAGTCGTCTTTTCTTTAAAGTTAATTTATTCGACCTAAAAATGGGTACTTTTAAGTATGCATGATATATTTATGCATCATATAAGCAGTCGTGGCCGAGCGGTTAAGGCGTCTGACTAGAAATCAGATTCCCTCTGGGAGCGTAGGTTCGAATCCTACCGACTGCGCAgagatatatattttcaattggCTATTTTCAATTTGTCCTTCCCCGGAGTGAAAATAATGttgccgtgaggccaaagatttgatttccttaaaatacgaatgcgaatttgatgtaacgtttttttttccttgtccaaaaactcaatacatttctcaatgaagtcatcttgtccttatagttaattttattcgtcttaaaagatacatgaaagaaaattttgtttgactaaggtaaacttgcctttaataattcataaaaactctgaaattgtctttaaatgtgTTATCTTTctgcatcttgactataaagcaaaaaaggtttcaaaaatatgacatttttcaactctttattttaaaggagtttttacttgaaacatacacacaaaaaaataatacatttattttatgaatagtgttcacaaaaattttccaaacacgggattcataaattaaatgaaaacaattcataaaatcaaaaataccggttttcattgaatgtgtacataatatgatatgaatggaaattttaatattacaaatgaagtatacatatttttgtcattgaaaaatatgtacctTTACATAATATGTACTAAAAACGTCATGCATTATATGcaacttttcttttaattttttctcccttattcttaatgcctgcataattggtAAAATGTATGAAAACATTTATTAAAACCAGCATTAAAGTCCGGCCAGCAAAGAACataatttcataatattttatattattgataAACATGAGCGCCAACGCCTCcaattaatattgtttttttcgtaattttttttttttacagcaatACAAAATCTTCAAGtcgcgacggcgactcaaactgtactgaaaaactcaaataCATCAAACTCGCGTGTTAccttcaaaatgttatgtttcgttttttgttgACTCGTATTACatgcttgtattgtatacatatgagagtaactctatgttgtggctctctcacgctaagaggaaaccagtatttttgatatattaagtaaaatttcattaattttatgaaaccgtctCTATATACTATTAAAagattcataatttcataacaagtatttattaaaacaatatattatgtaagtgtacacattttttatgaaaaagtccataaatttataaaaacgtacaaatttatgtacaaattcatattttatttttttgtgtgtagcataATTTATGCTTGAAGTCGAtcctgaattttgaaattttagttctcaGTAACACCCTTTTTTTTAGTGCTTGAAGTTTGGATATACTTGGAAATTAATGGTAAATACCACCATTGAGTTTTATTCTACAGATTTGGCATCACTGAATGCAAAGGTATGATTTTAAGGtattgcaaatatttgaccCAAAATGGGTGTCAAACTTTTAAACTGCTGGACTGTGACGacgaattcatttttaatttatgtcaaatatttgcccagtgtgaccataaacATACAAAGTGGGAGAATTATACAGTGGTAATATGCGACGAACGGTGTATGTGCCAAAATATACCAAGaaagtgagtgtgcgtgaatcgtACAAAGTTTTTCATGTCTGAGCAAGAATTTTCATTTCGTTAGGGTGAGAGTTAACTCACTCACGGGCACACCTCTAGTACCAAGCCTACACAAAGCGCGAATATCGAAATCCCcgaaaaaattattgtaatgaTGATAATGTCATATTCATATTATAGCTACCTTTGAGGCTTGTTCCGCAAATTTCTGTTGTGCTTCTTGAGCATTCATCTTTGCTTCATTGGCATTCTTGTTGGCACCTTCCAAGGCTTGCTCGGCCTGTCTTATTAGATCATCAGCCTTTTGAATTTCTTGCTCAATACTACCCACCGTTTTCAAAGCCATTTCAGCGTTAGCTGCAGACTTTTCAACATCAGCTTGGAAACCTGGAGAAAGATGCACGAATGAGTAGTGTTCTCATAGCGAAAGCAACCTTCAACTCACCTGCCAAAGTATGATAGGTATTATTGGCCTCCTTCAAGGTATTATCGCCTTGCTCTACAGCTTTGGTGGCCTTATCGAAAGCATCTTGGGCTCTCTTTAGCAAATCAATGTCATCCTTCTTTTGTTGGTTAGCTCTGGAAAAGAAATCCCCAAATGTTGATCTTCATACATTCCATCTTTGATATTATTGGGGGTACTTACCTTTCTAACATAACCTCCGATAGAATGAGTTCATCTTCTAGATTTGCAAAGAGTTCTCCATTACTATTCGAGACCTCATTGACCTTTAGCAATAACTCATCGGCTTGTTTATTGGCTTCCAAGGCTTCCTCTTTGAGTTTCTTGATATCGACATTTGGAGCCGAAAGACCATTCACGTCGGCAAGAAGTGTTAAAGCAGCATCATAAACTTCATTCGCTTTACGTAAAGCCTCTTTGGTTGTTTGGGCTGTGGTTCCCAGAGTCATCTTCACTGTATCCAATTCTAGTCGTATGTCTGTCCTCAATTCTTCGCTTACTTTTTGTTGCAATGTGATTGCACTCTTGGCCAATTCGTAGGCCTTCTCTACAGCATCATTGGCATCTTTGGCGTTTTTCAAATCGAATTGGGCCTCTGACTCCAAACGATCGGCCAAAGCTCTTGCTTCACGAGATATATCGGAAATTTGATTAGATTGAGCACCAAATTCCACCGATTTATTTTGGGCCTTGACCAATGCCTGAGCTCCCTCATCGTTTAGTAGATTTAAGGCATTCTTCAAATCGCTCTTGGCTGCTTCTATTATATCCTGGACATTTGTGTGATTCTGTTTGGCCTTTTCAATCTCAACGTTGGCAGCATCTTGTAACGTGTCTGCAGTATCGAGATGTGCGTTTACGCTTTCCAATCGTTTGCGTAAATCTTCCATGACTTCGACATAGGTGCGGCCACCCTCTCCCACACCGTATTTGGCATCTTCCAGAAGGATATCCACTTTCTTCTGTACCTCTTTGAGTTTATCCTCAAACACACCATCATTGGTCACAGGCGTACGGGCAATCTCATCTAAAGTTGAGCTCAGATTGGATAATTTCGCCCGATGTTCATTGGCAGCATCCTGAACGAGATTGTAACAGTCGGGACAATCGATACATCCCAAATGGCGATCATATTTATTTTCCTTACAACGATCGCAACGTCTACCTTCCACATTGTCATTGCAAGGACATTGGCCATTCTGATCACACTGGAAGCCCTTCGAACCGCTCTCATCACACTCACATGGCTTGCAGCCTTCCGAGGAGAAACCATAATGATAGACAGCACACTGATCACAATGAAGACCCACAACACCGGGTTTACAGAAACATTGACCTGTAATGCGGTCACAGGTGGAATTGTAACTGCCTACAGGATCACACATACAATTCTCACAACCATTGCCAGAGCGTATGTTGAAATAGCCTGGTTGACATTCACCACAATCACGGCCTATGATATTGGGTTTACATTGACACTGACCGGTCACCTGGTCACACTGGGAAATGCCATCTTGATTTTGTTCGGTACCAGGGGGATAGCAACTACAACGATCACATTGACCATGAGGCAAAGCAAGGGGATCACCAAAGTGGCCGGGCAAACACTTATCACAATACTTTCCAGCAGTATTGTGGATACATTTGAGACATTCACCAGTGGTACGATTACAATTACCCACAGCATTGGGATCAACATTGCCATTACAATCACAAGACTTACAGGTCTGGACAGTACCACTAAGTCCGGTTGGGTCACCATAGAAACCATCTGAACATTGTTCGCAGCGAGCCCCGAAGTAGCCTACAGGACATTCTGTACAAATGACGGTATCTCCACTGATCTGCATACAAGCGCCATCATTGGGACAAGGACACCGTTTACAATCGTATTTGGTTCCACCCAAAGCGTTGCCATAATAACCCTTTGTGCATTGGTCACAATTGTCACCGGTAGTATTGTGCTGACAAATACAGCGTCCCGTCTCAGAGTCGCAGATATCCGCATGGCCATTACAATCACAAGGAATACAAGGCATAAATGGACCTCCTCTTGCTGGGCTATGACGATAGCCGGGAGCACATGATTCACAGAATTGTCCCAGATAGCCCTCAGGGCAAGTACATTGTTCAATCCAGGTGGCTGGATGTCCCGCAGCACCACGATGGGCTGTCTGTAGTTCTACATCATCGAGAATGGCTTCTCCCTGTTTCGAATAGGTGGCACGAATCTTAATTGCCGTCAAGTTAGACAATATCGAAAGGAATCCACGAGCCGATTGGCTTGGTTGCCATTGGTAATCACGATGTTCGTTTAGGCGGAACATATACTCCTTGCTGGTTTGGTCGGGCATACCATTACCCTGAGCGAAAATGGGCAAGGAAATCTTAGTGCCGGCACCTTCCAATATTAAATCACTGGCACTGGTACTCGGAGCAATTTGAGCCACCAATTGCAGTTTGAATTTCAAATCCCGATTATACGAGGCCCTTTGATCACCCAAGAATCGGTCGGGAGCTAAAAAGTAAACATAATCATTGCCATGGGCTGTGGTTCCAATGCTATGGCTATATTGGTTGTATTTGATATCGATTTCCTGGTTATACAAATCTACCGCACTCCAGCGTTCCTTATGCTTGTTGAAATTGGATGTTGTCGAGACCACCGAATATCCTGGAGCTGTCTGACATTCTGAGGTATGGCCATAACAGAAACAAGGAGTACAACCAAATCGATTCGATAAATCCAAATTGAAGAAGCCTGGTTTACATCTGAAAGTGAAACATTTGGAAATATTAATGGGGGCCTTTTTTATACGAAGAGTTAATGGTAATTTCTACTTACTCATTACACCGTTTGCCCTCCACGTTATCCTTGCAATGACAAATTCCCGTTTCTGGATCACAAGAAGGCTTATTCCCGTATGAACCTCGTGGATCACAACCACATGGCTGACAGCCATGAGCACTGAATTGATAGAAATTTGCATCGCATCGATCACATTTGTCTCCCGTCACACCAGGTTTACATTGACATTTGCCTTGACTGTTGCATTGCAGTGAGCGCGAACCGACTGGATCACAACCGCAATGGACACAATAGTTATCCTCACGCATATAGAAGTTTTCCTTGCAACGTTCACAATTCGCACCATCACGATTTTCtcgacaatccaaacaatgaccACCATGGCCGGTCATATTGAAGAGATGAGCATCAAAGAAGCATTTGTCAGCGAAGCCATTACAATTACAAGCTGAAATAGGAGTTGGCAATGAGCTTTAATAATAGGCCACatcaaaactttaaattttaattaagaggGAAATCGAAAGGTGCCTTAACGTACACTGGAAGAAAAACTCAGTGTGTGCGTGCtaatataagaaaataaaattttatttcataaaattgttaaGACATATTTGATATAACCTTatgaaattaaactaaaaaaaaaaaattagttagaAAACTATTAAATTTATGATCGAGAATACCTCTGAAAATAATCAAGTTAACACGTTCAATACTATATTATTTTGAGTATTTTTCCATACTTTCCtccaactttgtcattctatttataacgcatcgaaatattggtctcagaaccCATTAGGGATATAAATATGCTCTCGGTCGTGGTTAAATTATGAGTCGTTCTAGCCATATCCGTCTGACTTTTACTTaatttgtttagattttttcgaattggctatatttggcacgaattatgaccTTTAAACGACGTATAAAGCCATCACACACTGCACGAAAGTGACAATGTGTGGTGGCCGGATGacagtcttgagatgatcgacacgtTGGTACCTTTTAGCGCCATCTTTACTCTCTCAGACGCAGAAGTCCAACGGATCGTGATCCGTCGATTTTAATGGGCATTGTGTGGCAGAAATCACTCGAGGTATCTTCTTTTTAAGACTTCTTGGTTTCTtatggcgttttcgattcgcaaaaaatatgttgccttggtggtacactacttttttcctcattgtattttcgcccaaatgacagtttcattccaaagttattgttaattcataatattttgaggGATACAGGGTCCAAAATCTATGAtagtgtccttaatattttgtaatcaATTTCGAGGATGTTGcccccttttttcccaatcgaaatcgccattagtttGCGTTTGCTGAGAGTGATGGTACTTACacctggaatgtccatggtctgcggccgaaatatTTGTCATTAGGCCATTTTTACAATAGTCGGAATTTATTTTGGCTCCACAGTCGATTAATACTAGCGGAGAGCGACCATCGACCACCACGGCTCCCACATTCGAAGGTGTACCTCTTTCACAAGAAGAttatgttaggtatagtggcagctcgaTATTTCAGGATTACTTTTtagcagttcattgtgataccacagtgttgaacatcttatcactgaatgaagTCCGATCTTATGTGTATCTACatcacaaggaacctccttttataACCGAATACGAACGGCGttttacattgcagtgaaaacgcaaagagaagccttgaaacactcacaaatgacaccaacattattgaTAGGACATaactcagcgctgattttttttttttggggttcgTTCGAaagtgggattgaacccatgaccctttgtattcaaggcgggcatgcaaaaAATTGCATGACGGTGACttcctctttggcaagtaaagtaCACAAtcagctcaatttggaatggcttcagattggagaaaacaaaattaggTAACTGGCCACTATCATGCAAGCGCAGCAACTCCTTGGATCTTTCTTGCACCTTTGTAACGTGAATGGCTTTAGTTCaagtaaattttcaatatatgttGCATCCGCTATCGCAATGTGTTCAGCTCTCGAGAAAGTTTTCTACGACTGcggcgtggatttcgatcaactCAGACCTTCACCTTTCGTATTATTTCTGGTATTGCATCCACGCCATGCAACAGTACCACAGTAACGAGCAATGGCatgggaaaatatttattcacaatTAAATGCTGAAGGGTATGACGGGCTCcggcaaatataataattcagaATTATAgtagctacccagcaaaaaaatttggaagttcttccaaaggcacaactctaaaagcacttccaaaagatgtactccgaaaaatgttttttattttaactacacaggaagttcatttaattcaattatttataacacacttttttcttatttttaatgcgtaaatttaattttttttgtttaaaaaagattaaaaacagagtaagcattaataaagaggtaccaattatgaaattttgtcaaaaaaattctaaatccattcaagaaatattgcgaatttttcaaaatattttaattcaaacgtttcagaaaagcgttagaacgtgttaaaaatcataaaaaaattataaaaattatttatttagcaaaatatcgcaaaattttttaattcacatccaaaacaatgaattcggattacacattaggaagtgatgcaaattcagtgcaacggctgttgaaatggtacacatccgtcctatgacaagcccatgttagatTCATcgattctgcgccaattttgcactacttccgggtccaaaaagaacatgtGCACTATTTTTTagcgacactttttttttgctgggtatttataaTTTGTTGCGTATAAATTAGTGGACATATTGTTTCCATGTCAATCGAAttgttttattcacaaaaattgttctgttttcgatttattattatttaaatattttctgaaTATATACTCATATATAATGAAATTCAAAAGTATTTTCGTCACTTTCGAAATTGAAGATCCGAGCATAGAGAATGCTAACCGGGTTGACAAAAATTGATACGGGTGGTATGGAGGGGCGAGACGATCGAGATATCGTTAACGTCGAGATATCTCTAAATCCTCTACgggaaattagtgcaaattgccactaatggacccattacaggactggtactagtgctccactttatcaacatttttaattttcatataatttattgatttttatattcacttgatattaaaatatttttgaatccacacttttactacaatacaactatcagaattatttattgtaCAACGGATGGATACGGATGGAAACAGGAtcctaaaagtttgtcccagtcTGTTTTCATGGGAagtcctactaagttgttccaggacgtgtcctttgggatgagtccaagacgtgtcctaaagtgtaaattttcccaggcaatgacaaacccatgttaaagtgaccggtccattccatacgcttcgaccagaactgtgactggtccatacacaccagggactaaccctgtaccggtcctggagttgatccatttcccgtagggtcgaTATTCTTCCATACTTCTTTAATGCGCAACCGTCGATCGTTTCTTTACTTTGCTACCTTTAAAATTTATTGAGATTGTAACCGACTGAGATCTATCTACCAAGTCAAAAACACTCCCCATCTACTGAGCATCcggaattaacaggttggctgataagtccccggtctgacacatagatggcgtcgctagtattaaatgcatattatttttatatagtaccaaccttcaaatgactcgtgtcaaaatttgacgcagtggacgcccgaaagaggtggttaccgacgaatacATCAAAacatccacaaaattattttgaatgaccgtaaaatgaagt
This is a stretch of genomic DNA from Haematobia irritans isolate KBUSLIRL chromosome 4, ASM5000362v1, whole genome shotgun sequence. It encodes these proteins:
- the LanB2 gene encoding laminin subunit gamma-1 → MKRSKWSICSTQRFMISWTLLAALLVSCGPMWSMGQRGPTTFMPALECYDKYNKPQRCMPEFINSAYQLKIEATNTCGEQGDNHFCVQTMNSNHKNCEFCRWEDHNPSFLTDLHDPQNPTWWQSETMYEGIQHPNHVNLTLNLRKSFDITYVRLLFRSPRPESFAIYKRTCESCPWIPYQYYSATCRDTYALPDSRSIRKGEGEAHAFCTSEYSDISPLRDGEIAFSTLEGRPSSIHFEHSTELQEWVTATDIRITLDRLNTFGDELFGDQQVLKSYFYAISDIAVGARCKCNGHASKCVDSTGMNGERRLVCECRHNTDGPDCERCLPLYNDVKWKMATSMDVNECKPCNCNGFADKCFFDAHLFNMTGHGGHCLDCRENRDGANCERCKENFYMREDNYCVHCGCDPVGSRSLQCNSQGKCQCKPGVTGDKCDRCDANFYQFSAHGCQPCGCDPRGSYGNKPSCDPETGICHCKDNVEGKRCNECKPGFFNLDLSNRFGCTPCFCYGHTSECQTAPGYSVVSTTSNFNKHKERWSAVDLYNQEIDIKYNQYSHSIGTTAHGNDYVYFLAPDRFLGDQRASYNRDLKFKLQLVAQIAPSTSASDLILEGAGTKISLPIFAQGNGMPDQTSKEYMFRLNEHRDYQWQPSQSARGFLSILSNLTAIKIRATYSKQGEAILDDVELQTAHRGAAGHPATWIEQCTCPEGYLGQFCESCAPGYRHSPARGGPFMPCIPCDCNGHADICDSETGRCICQHNTTGDNCDQCTKGYYGNALGGTKYDCKRCPCPNDGACMQISGDTVICTECPVGYFGARCEQCSDGFYGDPTGLSGTVQTCKSCDCNGNVDPNAVGNCNRTTGECLKCIHNTAGKYCDKCLPGHFGDPLALPHGQCDRCSCYPPGTEQNQDGISQCDQVTGQCQCKPNIIGRDCGECQPGYFNIRSGNGCENCMCDPVGSYNSTCDRITGQCFCKPGVVGLHCDQCAVYHYGFSSEGCKPCECDESGSKGFQCDQNGQCPCNDNVEGRRCDRCKENKYDRHLGCIDCPDCYNLVQDAANEHRAKLSNLSSTLDEIARTPVTNDGVFEDKLKEVQKKVDILLEDAKYGVGEGGRTYVEVMEDLRKRLESVNAHLDTADTLQDAANVEIEKAKQNHTNVQDIIEAAKSDLKNALNLLNDEGAQALVKAQNKSVEFGAQSNQISDISREARALADRLESEAQFDLKNAKDANDAVEKAYELAKSAITLQQKVSEELRTDIRLELDTVKMTLGTTAQTTKEALRKANEVYDAALTLLADVNGLSAPNVDIKKLKEEALEANKQADELLLKVNEVSNSNGELFANLEDELILSEVMLERANQQKKDDIDLLKRAQDAFDKATKAVEQGDNTLKEANNTYHTLAGFQADVEKSAANAEMALKTVGSIEQEIQKADDLIRQAEQALEGANKNANEAKMNAQEAQQKFAEQASKDAEFIRRRANETKVNARKLRDEADQLNHRVKITETDIARLEESSSKDDNLVDDAKRKVGQAKADTEEAKKQIDKAVKELDDIKDELINLKDINTADLDQLEKRLDTVEAEVVRANLTGRIEKFREMRNIQKKTIDKYEKEMLELEAEVTNIRLISEALPAECFSRSRLEP